GCTTTGTTATGGAGCGGGCTTGCGGATTTCCGAAGCGGTGGCACTCAAAATCGCCGGGATCGACTCGGCTCGTATGGTCCTGCACATCGAAAACGGCAAGGGGAACCGGCCGCGATTGGCCGCCCTCTCGCCCCGCCTGCTGGCGATCCTGCGCGCTTACTATCGCGCGATGCGGCCGCAAGGTCCATGGATGTTCCCGTCGTGGCGGTCCGACTCTCACATCACCCAGGGCTCGGTGCAGCGCGCCTGCCGGGATGCTGTAGAGCAATCGGGTCTGACTAAGCGGGTGAGCCCGCATTCGCTCCGCCACAGCTTCGCCACTCATCTGCTGGAAAATGGCGAAGACATCCGCGTCATCCAAGCCCTGCTCGGTCATCAGCGTATCGAGACCACGGCCGCGTACGCGGCCGTCACGCCGGCCCGCTTGGCCAGGGTCGTTTCGCCTCTCGATCGGCTGAACGCGTCGCCAGCGAAGAAGCCAGGGCGTCCAGCCAAGCGGGCACAGTAGATGAGCCGGCCAGTCCTGGAACTGGCCGACATTTTTCGACAGCACGGCGAGGCATACCGGCAGAGTCACCCGATGGCGCGGCACCAACTCCGATTGATGCGCGCCATCGAGATCTGCCGCACCGCCGCGCTGGGTGGTCATGTCGATGAATGCGGCCAATGCGGCAAGCGCCGCATCAGCTACAACTCCTGCCGCAACCGCCACTGCCCCAAGTGCGGCTCGCTGGCGCGCGCCCGCTGGCTTCACCGGCGGCGCGGCGAATTGTTGCCCGTCAACTACTTCCATGTCGTGTTCACCTTGCCCCACCTGATCGCCGATCTGGCCCTCCAAAACAAGAAGGCGCTCTACGATCTGCTGTTCCAAGTCAGCGCGGAGACGCTGTTGACCATCGCGCGCGACCCTCGCCATCTGGGCGCCGAGCTCGGCTTCTTTGGAATTCTCCATACCTGGGGACAGAACCTGCTCCACCATCCGCACATCCACTACGTGATTCCAGGCGGCGGCATTGGGCCCGATCATGACCGCTGGGTGGCATGCCAGCCTGGGTTCTTCCTGCCCGTTCGTGTGCTGTCGGCCCACTTTCGCAAACATTTCCTCAAAGCTCTGGAAAGGATCTTCCGCCGGGGCCAACTCCAGTTCACCGGAACCCTGGCGCACCTTTCTGACCCCGAGGCCTTCGCCCAGTATCTGGCGCCGTTGCATCACACCGATTGGGTGGTCCACGCCAAGCCTCCGTTTGGCGGTCCGCCCCAAGTGCTGGAGTATCTGGGCCGGTACACCCATCGCGTAGCAATCTCCAATCATCGGCTGGTTTGTTTACAGGATGGCCAGGTGACGTTCCTCTGGAAGGACTATCGCCATGAGCAACGGACCCGCCTGATGACCTTGGAGGCCGATGAGTTCATCCGCCGTTTCCTGCTGCACGCTCTCCCCGACGGTTTTCAGCGCATTCGCTTTGCCGGCTTCTTTGCCAATCGTCATCGCCGGTCCAAGCTCGCATTGATTCGTCAGCTTCTGGCTGATCCGGTGACCGAACTGCTGCCCTTGCCGAAGGACTGCGCCGAGTTATTGGCCTTCCTCACTGGCCAGCCCAAAGACCAATGTCCTCACTGTCACATTG
Above is a genomic segment from Verrucomicrobiota bacterium containing:
- a CDS encoding site-specific integrase, which codes for MTALHQRMIEDMQLRGLAATTQRSYLHYVTCFSEFYGLGPEHLDLEAIRQYALSLLNEAHLSPESVNCFLAAVRFLYLVTLEMPWREEDFPSRQPVPAKVPTVLSPQEVQQFFDAIAGVKYRTIVTLCYGAGLRISEAVALKIAGIDSARMVLHIENGKGNRPRLAALSPRLLAILRAYYRAMRPQGPWMFPSWRSDSHITQGSVQRACRDAVEQSGLTKRVSPHSLRHSFATHLLENGEDIRVIQALLGHQRIETTAAYAAVTPARLARVVSPLDRLNASPAKKPGRPAKRAQ
- a CDS encoding IS91 family transposase → MSRPVLELADIFRQHGEAYRQSHPMARHQLRLMRAIEICRTAALGGHVDECGQCGKRRISYNSCRNRHCPKCGSLARARWLHRRRGELLPVNYFHVVFTLPHLIADLALQNKKALYDLLFQVSAETLLTIARDPRHLGAELGFFGILHTWGQNLLHHPHIHYVIPGGGIGPDHDRWVACQPGFFLPVRVLSAHFRKHFLKALERIFRRGQLQFTGTLAHLSDPEAFAQYLAPLHHTDWVVHAKPPFGGPPQVLEYLGRYTHRVAISNHRLVCLQDGQVTFLWKDYRHEQRTRLMTLEADEFIRRFLLHALPDGFQRIRFAGFFANRHRRSKLALIRQLLADPVTELLPLPKDCAELLAFLTGQPKDQCPHCHIGRLLRVEILPPRRWPDTS